The window GTGGTGGCGTCGATGCGGGCCGCGCGGTAGAGGCCGCGCTCGAGTCGCGAGTGGGTCGCGCCCTGGTAGACGCGCGCCATGTGGTCGCCCAGCGGCACGTAGACCACGGCGAGCACCACCACGACGAACGCGAGCTGGAGCGCGGCCGCGAGGGCCGGGCTCATCAGAACCGCTCCGGCGACAGCAGCGCCACCAACAGGTAGACCACCAGTGCGGCGCTGACCGCGAGCAGGACGACGGTGCCCATCACCGTGCCTTCGACGCCTGCAGCGCACGCAGCGCCCACAGACACAGGGCGTACCCCGCGATGATCACCAGAACGAACAACAGATCGGCCACGGCCGCGCACTCCTCCCGACGCCCGCCGGATGCGGGGTCGGGATCAGCGTGGGACGGAGGTCAGCGGTCAGGGCCGCATCTTGACGCTGTCCTGACGCGGGGGGTCGGGATCTTGACGCTGTCCTGACGGATCAGCCGGTGCTGCTGAAGCTCGTTCCGCCCCAGACCGACGACGCGCCGCTGTCGCCCACGCGGTAGACGTGCACCACCGTGCCGACGGCCGCGACCGCAGCGAACACCGCGATGCCCGCCACCAGCGCCTGACCGGGCTTGCGGTTGCTGTCCACGGTCCGCGTCTTCAGGTGGAGCCAGAAGACGAGGCCTGCGGCCAGGAGGAGGGCCAGGGCCCACCAGATCATCAGCTCACCCAGGGCAGCGTGCGGCGCCACGGTCGGCTTCTGCCCCAGGCCGGTGTTGGCCAGGGCCTCTCCGGCCTGAGTCGCGACCGGCACCGCCGCGGTCCCGACGACGGCGAGCCCCAGCGGCAGCGGCCCGGCCCAACGGCGGAACCGCGGCCAGACGGCGGCGAGCAGCACGGTGATCGAGGCCAGCGGCAGCAAGACCACCACCAGGTGGACGATCAGCGGGTGCAGGGGGAGGCCGAACGCGGTGTCGAACATGGAAGCCCTTCGTGGTCGGCGGTCGTCCGCACGGGTGCAGGGGTGTGCCGGGGGGTCGAGTATGGCGGTGCTCTGTGAGAGGTACGTGGACAGCGCCGCCGCGGTTCGATCGGCGCGGTCCGCGGTGGGGGATCGACCCGGCGGTGTCCTGCCGGTTCGGCCCGCGGCGGTCCGCTCACTCCGGCAGTCGGCCGAACGGGCCGCGGATCAGTCCGCGCCCGATGAGCTCCACGGTCAGGACGGTCGCCATCGCCTGCACCAGGACCAGCGAGACCAGCACGAGCAGCTGGGCCGTGCCCGCCTGCCACGGGTCCGCGCCGGCCAGCAGCACCCCGACGAAGGCGCCGGGGAGCGTGACCAACCCGACGGTGCGGGTCTGGTCCAGGACGGGGATTAGGGCCAGTGCCGCGGCCGGTCTGCCGATCAGGGCCACCCCCTCGCGGCGACTCAGGCCCAGTGCCCGGGCCGCGTCGTACTCGCCGGCGCGCAGGCGTAGCTCCTCCACGGCCCGGCGCCCGGCCAGTGAGGTCGCGGTCATCGCGCCGCCGATGACGATGCCGGCGACGGGCAGCACGGCGACGGGCACCGGCGGGAGCACCGTGCTGGCGACGATGAGGGACAGGGCGATCAGCACGGGGACCGCGACCGGCACGATCGTCCACCAGTGCGCCGGGCGGCGGGAGCCGCTCACCCGGTGCGCCGAGGTGGCCGCCGCGATGACGAGCATCAGCCCCACGAAGGCCGCGGTCAGGGTCATCGACCGCAGCACCGCGCTGATGACCAGGCTCACGCCGGCGAGCTGGATCGCGGCCCGCGCGCAGGCCGTGAGCACGTCGCGGGCGCGTCCGACGTCGGCCCACCGGACCAGCAGCGCCGATGCGAGGGCGAAGACGACGCACAGGCCGGCCAGCGCGGGGCCGAGCCGCACCGCGCCGTCGGTCATGGCGCCCATGCTCGCACGCAGGGGCCGTCCGGAAACCCGTCGGGGACACCCCGTCGGCTGCGGTAGTCTTGTCCCCGCCCGGTCCGCCGGGCTCGACCGGGATGTGGCGCAGCTTGGTAGCGCACTTGACTGGGGGTCAAGGGGTCGCAGGTTCAAATCCTGTCATCCCGACAGCGTCGCGAGAAGGGGCCGTTCCCGTCAGGGAGCGGCCCCTGTCGCTGTCTGCGGGGGTGCGCTCGACCGGACACGGGCGGATCCGAAGTCCGTGGCCGGCTCCCAGCAGCGCGCCCGCCCGTCGGCGGATATCACTGCCTGCTAGCTCTCGATCACGTATAGTGATGACCGGGACGGTGCTCCGTCGCCGCGGTCGACCGCCCGGTCGCCGCCCGCCGGACAGGAGAGCCCCGCTGTGGACACCGTCGCAGACACCGAGATCAGCGAAGCCGCCTGGCTCGCGACGCAGCAGCGCAACCTGGCGCGCCTGAAGGTGACCGCCGTCGTCGCCGCCCTCTCCATCCCGGCGGTCTCGCTCTCGGCGATGGTGGTGAGCGAGCAGTTCGTCTCCGGTCACCACTCCTACCTGATGGCCGGCGCGATCCAGCTGATCATCTCGGTGCCCATCGTCGTGCTGCTGTTCCGCTTCGTCCGGTCGGACCAGGACCGGGCCAACCGGCTGGTGGGCTCCCTGACGTCGCACCTCTCGCGGGCCGTGGAGGTGGCGGAGTCCCAGGCCCGCCGCCGCGAACTGCAGGCCGACCGCCAGGAGTTCGAGACGCGACTGGCGAATGCGCTGGACATGGCCGAGGGCGAACCGGAGGTCATCGACGTCATCGAGCGGTCGTTCGCCACCATCCTGCCGGCGGCCCCGGTCGAGCTGCTGCTCGCCGACAACAGCCACGCGCACCTGACCCGGATGGCCAGTTCGGCCGCCGGCGCACCCGGCTGTGGTGTGGATTCCCCCGACCACTGCCCGGCCGCCCGCCGCGCGCAGGTGCAGCGGTTCGACGACAGCGACGACCTGGACGCGTGCCCCAAGCTGCGTGGCCGCGCCGAGGGAGCGGTGTCCGCGGTGTGCGTGCCGGTGTCCATCATGGGCCGGACGGTGGGCGTCATCCATTCCACCGGCGAGGCCGGGACCCAGGTCGCCGAGGACACCGTGCTCGACCTGGGCACGCTGTCCAAGCTCGGTGGCGCCCGGATCGGGCTGCTGCGCGTGATGGCCGAGACCCAGTTGCAGGCGGCCACCGACAGCCTCACCGGACTGCTGAACCGGCGGTCGTTCGAGACCCAGGTGGCGCGCGCGCGTCGCGAGTCTCCGGTCGTCGCGGTGGCCATGGCCGACCTCGACCATTTCAAGACGCTCAACGACACCTACGGGCACGAGACGGGTGACCGCGCCCTGCGGCTGTTCGCCAAGGTGCTCGCCGGCTCCGTGCGCAGCCAGGACCTGGTGTGCCGACAGGGCGGTGAGGAGTTCGTCGTCGCCCTGATGGGCTGCGGCGCCGACACGGCCCGGGGGGTGCTGGACGCGGTCCGCACCCGGCTGGAGGCCGCCATCACGGTCGCCGGGCTCCCCGCGTTCACCGTCAGCTTCGGCCTCGTGCAGGGAGACGACCGCGAGGACCTCCCGGAGCTCATCGAGCGGGCGGACGCCGCCCTGTTCGAGGCCAAGCGCGCCGGCCGCGACCGGGTGGTCGTGCACGACGCCGCCGGCATCGTGGTCGGCGCGGCATCGCCGGCCGGGCGCGGCCTGTCGGCGCAGCGGGCCGTCGACGCCACCCCGGCCGTCCGGGCCGTCCCCGGCGGGGACCGCGCCGCCGGCTGACGATCACCCGCGTGCGGCGGCCGCTGTCAGGCCCAGGCGCGGCGGCTCCGCGCGGCCCAGTAGGCGGCGGGCGGTGTCGCGAGCGCACCGAACGCATCGGGGTCGACCACCAGACCGGTTGCGCCCACGTTGCTCTCGAGCTGTGACACGGTCACGGCTCCGGTGAGCACGACGTCGGCCCAGGGCTGCGCGAGGGCGGCCGCGAGCGCCAGCCGGTCCGCCGGGTGCTCGCCGGCCAGCGCCGGGTGCCCGGCCAGCAACCCGTTGGCCAACGCCTCCTTGACCACCACGCGCACACCCGCGGCGTGGGCCTCGGCGAGAGCGTCGCCGGCCGAGGGCTCGAGCAGGTTCCAGGTGGATTGGACCGAGGTGAACAGCGGTGCGCCGTCGACGGTCAGGGCCAGTCCCCGGCGGACGGCCGCCGCCTGGTCCGGTCCGGAGGTCGAGAACCCCACTTCGACGCCCTGCGCGCGGATCTCACCGAGCCGGGCCAGCACGGCGGCATCGTCGAACAACGGGCTGTTCAGGGTCAGCGAATGGACCTGGTACAGCCGCAGCCACGGGCCGAGCAGCGCCGTCGTCTCCGCCCACTGCCGGTCCAGCATCGCGCGGGAGTGGTCCTTCTCCTCGTGCCGGGTCGCGTCCGCACGCCAGTCCGCGGTGTAGCGGTAGCCCCATTTGCTGGCCACGAAGGGCACGTCGGCTGCGGTGGCCACCCACGAGGCGAGGAACTCCTCCGCGGCGCCGTACCCGCGGGCGGCGTCGACGTAGCGGACACCCAGAGACACAGCGGCGTCGAGCATCTCGTGGGTGCGGGCGCGCATCACCGCCGGGGGCCGGTCCGCCGGCAGGTCGGCGGCCCGGTCGGTGGTGATGTAGGCGGGGCGACCCAGGGCGGCGAGCCCGAGACCGAGTGCGGCGACCACGTCCGTCTCCTTCCGGCCGGTCCGCCGGGTGGCGGCGGAGCGCCCAGCCTAGGCCCTGCCGCCCGGCCCGCTCAGTGCTGCTGGTTCTTCGCCGGCCGCCGGCCGTAGCGGGCCACCTGGTAGCCCAGTACCCGCAGTACCGCGCGGGCGGGCCCGGCGTCACCGGTGGCCAGGTAACCGATCGTCAGGCCCTCCAGGGTCGCGGCGACCAGCAGGGCCAGCTGCTCGCGGGGGAGTTCCCAGCGGATGTGATGGGCGTCGGCGATCAGGTCGAGCCAGGTGGCGATGCCCGCGGCGGGCGCCCACGACGCCATGTCCCCCGGGGTGGCCGGTCCGGTGTCACCGCCGCCCGCGGTCGGGATGGACGGCCCGCCGCGTCCGGCGGTCCACCCGCGTTCCGCGGCGGTGTCGAGCCGGCGGGCCTGGATGCTGCGGACGGCGCGGTGCTCGTCGCGATGGTCCACCACGGCGTCCCAGTGGGCACTCAGGGCGATCTGCAGGGAATCGGTCAACGACCGCCGCCGGGCGACGGTGGCGGCCACCCGCTCGAAATGCAGCCCGGCCAGTTCTTGGATGACCGAGGAATACACCTCGTCCACCGAGGTGACGGGAAATGCGACCCCGGGGGAATGGCGTCCGAGGCGGTCGTGCAACAGATCCGGAGTGACCGCGGCCGCGCCGTGAATGTTGACCAACTCGACGGTGTCGAGGTGGATGGCCCGTCGTTGGTCGAGCGGGCGATCCGCCATGCGGGTGGTCATGGTTCTCCTGTGATGGGCAAGTTGCGGTCATGGACCACGCTACGACCACAGGATGGGGGAAATGTGCATGGTCGATGGGGCGCGGATGGGCGTCGCCATTACGCCGGAACGGTCGGGCCCGATACGCAGAGTGGCGGTCGGGAATTGGCGGGAGACACCGGTGAAATTTCTGTGGAACAGGTTCGTGAATGCCTTGTAGACCCTTTGATCGAACCGTAATGTCCTGCATCCGGAGTTCGAACGACATGGGGGTTCAACATGAGGAAGACATTCATCGCCGCACTGGCTGCAGGCGTCATGGCGACCGCCGGTTCGGTGATGCTGGCCGGTCCGGCCCAGGCCGAATCGGTACCGGTCTTCTCGGTTCCGTACAGCAGCACGCTGTACGTGCTCGGGGAGGGCACCATCGAAGCCCTGAGCTACGAGGACTGGCAGGCCGCCGGCTTCCCGGCTCCCACCCTGGCGCCGAACACCGAGTACGGCTCCTACCCGTGGTCGCCGGTCATCTACGCCGTCACCCCGTTCGCCGACGACGCCCTCATCAACGCCCTCACCCCCGACGAGTGGGCGCGCGCCGGCTGGCCCGCGCCGCAGGTCACCGCCCAGATCCCCGGCACGATCGTGGCCAAGTTCGCCAGTTCCGACGAGCTGTTCGCCGCGAACGTCCAGAGCCCGGACGTGCACAAGCTCACCTTCGCCGAGTGGGGTCAGCTGGGTTACCTGGCGCCGGAGTTCCTGAACGACCAGGGCTTCTACCAGCTGGCCTGGGTGGACGTCCCCGGGATCGCCTACCAGGATCTGCAGGAGGGCAGCGCCGTCGAGATCAGCTTCGAGGCGTGGGCCGCCTACGACTACCCGACCCCGGCGAAGGTGAACCGCATCTACGGTGACCAGTTCCTGCTGCAGGGCAACGGCGACATCGTCTACGACGGCCCGACCCTGGCCGACTACACGCTGAGCTACGCCGAGTGGCAGGCGGCGGGCTTCCCGACGCCGGTCGCCCCCAGCTGAGCGTCGCCCCACCACCGGTCCCGAGGGCCCGCCGCGATCCGTCGCGGCGGGCCCTCGGGCTTTCCGTTCCGGACGGTAGGGGTCCACCGACTGCGATGCGGCCCGTGTCGGCCCGCAACGCCGCGCCGTTCCGTCCGCGACCCGCCCGGGTCACCGGATTCCGCCGTACCGCAGGAGGTCTCGTTGAAGAACAGCATCACCGCCGCACTCGTCGCCGGGGCGCTCGCCGTCACCGGGTCGGTGGTGACGGCCACCCCGGCCGCCGCCGCGGCCGTCGTCTACCAGCCCGCCTACAGCGACGACATCTACTACGTCGAGGACGGGCAGACCTATCTGCTCACCCTCGACGACTGGCTGTACCTGGGTAGGCCGACCCCGAAACGCACCGCGACGAACTACGTCAAGTACGCCTGGTCGAGCACGGTGTACGGCAGCACCCCACTGCCGAACTACCTGCTCGTCGAGGCGTTGTCGCCGTCCGGCTGGGCCAGGGCCGGCTACCCGGCCGCCACCACGGTGGCCTGGGTCCCGTACACCTTCCTGTACCAGTGGGGGACCTCGCCGGAGCTGTTCCTGTACAGCGACGTCGACCAGGTCAGCCACAAGCTCTCATTCGGGGAGTGGGCCGCGAGCGGCTTCCAGCCGCCGGAGGTCTTCGCCCGGGAGGGCTTCTACAAGCTGGGCTGGTCCGACGCCCCCGGGATCCAGTACGTCTTCGAACGCGACGGGCAGCCCCTCACGGGCGAGGTCATCGATTTCGCGTTCTGGGCGAGCGAGGACTTCCCCACCCCGGCCGCGGTCGGCCGGCTGCTCGGCGACCACTTCTACCGGTACGAGGGCAGTGACGACATCGTCTACTTCGGGCCGACTCTCGAGGGTCACACCCTGACGCTGGACGAGTGGCTCGCCGCCGGCGCGCCGGCTCCGGAGCTCGTGCGCACCTGACCGGACGGGGCCCGTGGCTCACCCGCCGCGGGCCCCCTCACCGCGTCGACCGGACGGGGCCCGTTGCACACTCGGCCGCGGGCCCCCTCACCGCGTCGACCGGACGGGGCCCGTTGCACACTCGGCCGCGGGCCCCCTCGCCGCGTCGACCGGACGGGGCCCGCGGCCACGGCCGCGGACCCCTCACCGCCCCGTCACGGCACCGGTCCGGCGACGATCCGGTTCCGGCCACCGGTCTTCGCCTCGTAGAGCCGGTCGTCGGCCAGCCTGATGAGATCGTCGGAGGCGTCCGCGGACCCGAGCGCACAGCCGCCGCTGACCGTGATCGCGATGTCGACGTCGCCCCCGGAGACCGGGGTGGCCGCCGTCACCGCGCGGATCCGCTCGGCGACGGTCACCGCCCCGGTCCGGTCGGTGCGCGGCATCAGGACCAGGAACTCCTCGCCGCCCCACCGGCCCACCACGTCCCCCGAACGCACCTGGCTGCTCAACCGACGGGCGAACTCGCACAGCACCAGGTCGCCGGCCGGATGGCCGTGCCGGTCGTTGACCTGCTTGAAGTGGTCGATGTCGAAGAGGATCACCGCCAGTGGTTCGCGGTGCCGCTGCGCGGTGCGCCGTTGCCGGGTCAACTCGTCCTGCAGGTGCCACCGGTTGTACAGGCCGGTGAGGCTGTCGGTGCGGCTGATCCGGTCGAGCTCGGCGTTGCGCTCCCAGAGCTGGTCCTGCACCTGCTTGAGGTGCACCGCCGAGCCGACCCGGGCGAGCAGTTCCGCCGGCTCGAACGGCTTCTTCAGGTAGTCGTGCGCGCCGCCGCGCAGACCGGCGACGATGTCGGCGGTGTCGGTGCGGCTGGTGAGGAACACGACCGGGATGTGCGCGAGCGCCGGGTCGGCCTTGAGCCGCTGCAGCACCTCGTAACCGTTCAGACCCGGCATCTCGATGTCGAGCAGCACCGCGTCGGGAACGGTGCTGCGGCACTGCGCGAGCGCGGCGATCCCGTCCACGGCCTCCACGACCCGGTAGCCCTCCTCCTCGAGCCCCGACCGGACCACGGCCCGGATGAGCAGCGAGTCGTCGGCCACCAGGACCGTCGCGGCGGTCACAGCCGGGCCGCCAGTGCGTCGGCGTCGGCGACCATCACCAGCGAACCGGCGTCCTGCACGGTGCCGCAGACCAGGGAGCGGT is drawn from Nakamurella deserti and contains these coding sequences:
- the kdpF gene encoding K(+)-transporting ATPase subunit F, which encodes MGTVVLLAVSAALVVYLLVALLSPERF
- a CDS encoding DUF2231 domain-containing protein, encoding MFDTAFGLPLHPLIVHLVVVLLPLASITVLLAAVWPRFRRWAGPLPLGLAVVGTAAVPVATQAGEALANTGLGQKPTVAPHAALGELMIWWALALLLAAGLVFWLHLKTRTVDSNRKPGQALVAGIAVFAAVAAVGTVVHVYRVGDSGASSVWGGTSFSSTG
- a CDS encoding ABC transporter permease, with the translated sequence MTDGAVRLGPALAGLCVVFALASALLVRWADVGRARDVLTACARAAIQLAGVSLVISAVLRSMTLTAAFVGLMLVIAAATSAHRVSGSRRPAHWWTIVPVAVPVLIALSLIVASTVLPPVPVAVLPVAGIVIGGAMTATSLAGRRAVEELRLRAGEYDAARALGLSRREGVALIGRPAAALALIPVLDQTRTVGLVTLPGAFVGVLLAGADPWQAGTAQLLVLVSLVLVQAMATVLTVELIGRGLIRGPFGRLPE
- a CDS encoding sensor domain-containing diguanylate cyclase encodes the protein MDTVADTEISEAAWLATQQRNLARLKVTAVVAALSIPAVSLSAMVVSEQFVSGHHSYLMAGAIQLIISVPIVVLLFRFVRSDQDRANRLVGSLTSHLSRAVEVAESQARRRELQADRQEFETRLANALDMAEGEPEVIDVIERSFATILPAAPVELLLADNSHAHLTRMASSAAGAPGCGVDSPDHCPAARRAQVQRFDDSDDLDACPKLRGRAEGAVSAVCVPVSIMGRTVGVIHSTGEAGTQVAEDTVLDLGTLSKLGGARIGLLRVMAETQLQAATDSLTGLLNRRSFETQVARARRESPVVAVAMADLDHFKTLNDTYGHETGDRALRLFAKVLAGSVRSQDLVCRQGGEEFVVALMGCGADTARGVLDAVRTRLEAAITVAGLPAFTVSFGLVQGDDREDLPELIERADAALFEAKRAGRDRVVVHDAAGIVVGAASPAGRGLSAQRAVDATPAVRAVPGGDRAAG
- a CDS encoding aldo/keto reductase, which translates into the protein MVAALGLGLAALGRPAYITTDRAADLPADRPPAVMRARTHEMLDAAVSLGVRYVDAARGYGAAEEFLASWVATAADVPFVASKWGYRYTADWRADATRHEEKDHSRAMLDRQWAETTALLGPWLRLYQVHSLTLNSPLFDDAAVLARLGEIRAQGVEVGFSTSGPDQAAAVRRGLALTVDGAPLFTSVQSTWNLLEPSAGDALAEAHAAGVRVVVKEALANGLLAGHPALAGEHPADRLALAAALAQPWADVVLTGAVTVSQLESNVGATGLVVDPDAFGALATPPAAYWAARSRRAWA
- a CDS encoding diguanylate cyclase; this translates as MTAATVLVADDSLLIRAVVRSGLEEEGYRVVEAVDGIAALAQCRSTVPDAVLLDIEMPGLNGYEVLQRLKADPALAHIPVVFLTSRTDTADIVAGLRGGAHDYLKKPFEPAELLARVGSAVHLKQVQDQLWERNAELDRISRTDSLTGLYNRWHLQDELTRQRRTAQRHREPLAVILFDIDHFKQVNDRHGHPAGDLVLCEFARRLSSQVRSGDVVGRWGGEEFLVLMPRTDRTGAVTVAERIRAVTAATPVSGGDVDIAITVSGGCALGSADASDDLIRLADDRLYEAKTGGRNRIVAGPVP